A DNA window from Acetobacteroides hydrogenigenes contains the following coding sequences:
- a CDS encoding IS110 family RNA-guided transposase, which yields MEEAIKQCVGIDISKATFTACVCQKFADGRIRLSSVESFDNGNKGFNQLVKWSRKLGAPQLELLFLMEATGCYFEPLAYHLHRLNQPVSVILPNKVKHYGKSLNVKTKTDAVDARVIAQLGAERQLPLWEPPLPIFRQLRGITRLRADLVQERTAFQNRITSGESAESVERLVSRGLKAVVKELDRQIDRCDQEVEKLARKEDWLWQKMTNLQSIKGVALLTVATVVAETQGFALVKSRKQLASYAGYDVVQRDSGTSIKGKTRISKKGNSRIRGALHMPARSAARHNDRLREFYQRVNEGKPSKRVGEVAVARKLLLLMYTLWKKDEAYQKKTFGNQEAKALLRQGEESEKRVGSPTELPTQDGLSFNQSAEVLLRRPQVT from the coding sequence ATGGAGGAAGCCATCAAGCAATGCGTGGGCATCGATATATCGAAGGCCACCTTTACCGCCTGCGTCTGCCAGAAGTTCGCGGACGGACGGATTCGGTTAAGTTCCGTTGAAAGCTTTGACAACGGGAATAAGGGCTTTAACCAGCTCGTCAAATGGAGCCGGAAGCTGGGAGCACCGCAGCTGGAGCTGCTTTTTTTGATGGAGGCAACCGGCTGCTACTTCGAGCCGCTGGCCTACCACCTGCACCGGCTTAACCAGCCCGTTTCGGTAATCCTACCCAATAAGGTAAAGCACTACGGGAAGAGCCTAAACGTGAAGACGAAAACCGATGCGGTAGATGCGCGGGTTATTGCCCAGCTGGGCGCAGAGCGGCAGCTGCCGCTCTGGGAGCCACCGCTGCCCATCTTCCGGCAGCTAAGGGGGATCACCCGGCTTCGCGCTGACCTAGTCCAGGAGCGGACGGCCTTCCAGAACCGCATTACCAGCGGAGAATCGGCGGAGTCGGTGGAGCGCCTGGTATCGAGGGGGCTCAAGGCAGTGGTAAAGGAGCTGGACAGGCAGATTGACCGATGCGACCAGGAGGTGGAGAAGCTGGCCCGAAAGGAGGATTGGCTTTGGCAGAAGATGACGAACCTGCAGTCTATTAAGGGGGTCGCCCTGTTAACCGTAGCTACCGTAGTAGCCGAAACGCAGGGCTTTGCCCTGGTGAAGAGCCGGAAGCAGCTCGCCAGCTACGCTGGCTACGACGTGGTGCAGCGCGATTCAGGAACCAGCATTAAGGGGAAAACGAGGATCTCGAAGAAGGGGAACTCCCGGATTAGGGGCGCCCTGCACATGCCTGCACGATCTGCCGCCCGGCACAACGACCGCTTGCGGGAGTTCTACCAGCGGGTTAACGAAGGAAAGCCCAGCAAAAGGGTGGGAGAAGTTGCGGTAGCGCGCAAGCTGCTGCTGCTCATGTATACGCTTTGGAAAAAGGACGAGGCGTACCAGAAAAAGACATTCGGGAATCAGGAGGCGAAGGCCCTCCTTCGTCAAGGCGAAGAGAGCGAAAAAAGGGT